The following coding sequences lie in one Xylocopa sonorina isolate GNS202 chromosome 7, iyXylSono1_principal, whole genome shotgun sequence genomic window:
- the Per gene encoding period circadian regulator isoform X7, translating into MHDGLVLYTTPSICTALGYPKDAWIGRSFIDYVYYKDKATLADQIKSGIVSPQEDRPKGINGRRASLFCGLRKYTRSAIHQLGDQHKEGRSNLYLPFHLTLSFRDFRDRATEQQHKAMFLVVTAQPVHSAYKAPEETIISSIFTTRHTATCHLSHVDPDVVQYFGYLPQDMVGRSLFDFYHPEDLPFIKDIYETVIKFQGASFRSKPYRFGVQNGGHVVLETEWSSFINPWTKKLEFVVGQHRVLKGPANPDIFRVPRATECGQLTNISEEVLKEAKIIQAEIRTLLDENIQRKSDLTELDVSKRCKDLASFMENLLQETRTSGLGKDVLAADDKSFSGSRNPLLQEHDSVMFGEISPHHEYYDSKSSTETPPSYNQLNYNENIERFFKSKPPVATMYGSDEENINSSNDEGEKTSPNSAVRKCMSPINGSGASGSGSAENLSSGSNNQTSSASRGNTSNTTSTESFKTPTLTESLLNRHNEDMEKLMMQKHRELRSSIKNSDKLKDSRIKTTEKMSTDPNTHFINQGHGVKRSGSHSWEGDSFKVSKHDEVSRTSTAGQFPTNVATTVTSMSVDQSTVIQKSANFNLWQPLSVTVPPPLPAQTQNVPQNTNSQAIPRIPILPPMIPVYYLPVSQSGDQPGLFPPQEKLSSPQSMQQLQPNPYMFVSVSYVTTTMAGIIYPPVIAAPQTGMMYRPFLIPEQTMATHENNESTMNKCSDRKRSASQATSVKAEPGSTMAMSESSKKVLSPGELFSSCVSNDGCCSSLVDTSTPVDRKIHKQNDYNVDESSSSSFYSSFLYKSSESSCNPDQKPMEYLIEDSMRQHTAKRRKEPPWLEGVQLTPELIYEYQVHPKTLNEVLQADMDALKNFNQPLLVNDQLGQLYLDLEVEGFETKLVLEDGTTSSGSDSASSSGSWTASTMSQQKHRRRMVKYGKLVMIHEENAPLPPALPPQTVPCQQL; encoded by the exons ATGCACGACGGCCTCGTGTTGTACACAACGCCATCGATATGCACAGCTCTAGGATACCCGAAGGACGCGTGGATTGGCCGTTCCTTCATCGATTACGTCTATTACAAGGACAAGGCCACTCTGGCTGACCAAATTAAAAGCGGAATAGTATCACCACAAGAAGATAGACCGAAAG GTATCAACGGTAGAAGAGCTAGCCTTTTTTGCGGATTACGAAAATACACGAGGTCTGCTATTCATCAGTTAGGCGACCAGCACAAAGAGGGAAGGTCGAATTTGTACCTTCCGTTCCACTTGACATTATCGTTCAGAGATTTTCGAGATCGTGCCACTGAACAACAACACAAAGCAATGTTCCTGGTGGTTACTGCCCAACCTGTTCATTCTGCATATAAAG CACCAGAAGAAACAATAATATCTTCGATATTCACGACCCGCCACACCGCGACGTGTCATCTATCTCATGTCGATCCTGACGTAGTCCAATACTTTGGCTATCTACCTCAGGATATGGTTGGCCGTTCGCTGTTTGACTTCTATCACCCCGAGGATCTGCCCTTCATCAAAGACATCTATGAGACT GTGATCAAGTTCCAAGGTGCCTCCTTCAGATCGAAACCCTACAGGTTCGGAGTCCAAAATGGTGGCCACGTCGTCCTCGAAACAGAGTGGTCCTCCTTTATCAATCCGTGGACGAAAAAACTAGAGTTTGTCGTAGGTCAACACAGGGTCCTGAAAGGTCCAGCCAATCCTGATATCTTTCGTGTGCCGCGTGCAACCGAGTGCGGTCAATTGACCAACATTAGCGAAGAGGTGCTCAAAGAGGCCAAGATTATACAAGCAGAGATACGTACACTTCTCGACGAG AACATCCAAAGAAAGTCAGATTTAACCGAGCTCGACGTGTCAAAGAGGTGCAAGGACCTCGCGTCCTTCATGGAAAATCTGCTGCAGGAGACGAGGACATCCGGTCTTGGCAAGGATGTACTCGCTGCCGACGACAAGAGCTTTTCG GGATCACGCAATCCCTTGTTACAGGAGCACGACAGCGTGATGTTCGGTGAGATTTCGCCTCATCACGAGTACTACGACAGTAAATCGTCCACCGAGACACCGCCAAGTTACAATCAGCTCAACTACAACGAAAATATTGAGAGGTTCTTTAAGAGTAAACCACCGGTCGCCACCATGTACGGCAGCGACGAGGAGAATATCAATTCCAGCAACGACGAGGGTGAAAAGACAAGTCCAAATTCAGCAG TGAGGAAGTGCATGTCACCGATAAACGGAAGTGGTGCGAGCGGCAGTGGTAGTGCTGAAAATTTGAGTAGTGGATCGAACAATCAGACGAGCTCAGCCAGTAGAGGCAACACGTCGAACACGACAAGTACGGAAAGTTTCAAGACCCCAACGTTGACGGAGTCCTTACTCAACCGTCATAACGAAGATATGGAGAAGCTGATGATGCAAAAGCATCGGGAGCTTCGGTCCAGCATCAAGAACAGCGACAAACTGAAGGATTCCCGGATAAAGACCACCGAGAAGATGTCAACGGACCCGAACACACATTTCATTAACCAAGGTCATGGCGTGAAGAGAAGCGGAAGTCATAGTTGGGAGGGAGACAGTTTTAAA GTCTCAAAACACGATGAAGTATCAAGGACAAGTACCGCGGGTCAGTTTCCTACGAACGTTGCTACAACAGTTACCAGCATGAGCGTCGACCAATCAACAGTCATTCAGAAAAGTGCTAATTTCAACCTATGGCAGCCTTTATCCGTCACTGTACCACCTCCACTACCTGCTCAAACACAGAATGTGCCACAAAA TACTAATTCACAAGCAATACCCAGAATACCAATACTGCCGCCCATGATACCAGTATATTATCTTCCCGTTTCACAAAGCGGTGATCAACCAGGTTTATTTCCGCCACAGGAGAAACTTAGCTCACCTCAATCAATGCAACAGCTGCAACCGAATCCTTATA TGTTTGTGTCAGTTTCATATGTGACAACGACGATGGCCGGCATCATTTATCCACCAGTAATAGCTGCTCCGCAAACGGGAATGATGTACAGACCTTTCTTAATCCCCGAGCAAACAATGGCCACACACGAAAATAACGAATCAACGATGAACAAATGTTCCGATCGGAAACGATCAGCGAGTCAAGCGACGAGCGTCAAAGCGGAACCGGGTAGTACCATGGCCATGTCCGAATCTTCcaaaaaa GTACTGTCGCCCGGTGAATTGTTCTCTTCTTGTGTGAGCAACGACGGATGTTGTTCGAGCTTAGTGGACACATCAACGCCGGTGGATCGAAAGATCCATAAACAAAATGACTATAACGTGGACGAGTCCAGTTCGTCGAGTTTTTACAGTAGCTTTCTGTACAAAAGCAGTGAAAGTAGTTGCAATCCGGACCAGAAACCAATGGAATATTTGATAGAA GATAGTATGAGGCAGCATACCGCTAAACGAAGAAAAGAACCACCGTGGCTCGAAGGTGTTCAATTGACTCCGGAATTGATATATGAGTATCAAGTACACCCTAAAACCCTGAACGAAGTGCTTCAAGCTGATATGGATGCcttaaaaaatttcaatcaACCGCTTTTGGTGAACGATCAACTAGGTCAGCTCTATTTGGATTTGGAGGTTGAAGGATTTGAAACCAAACTTGTTCTCGAAGATGGTACCACTTCCAGTGGCAGTGACAGTGCGAGCAGCAGTGGAAGTTGGACGGCTAGTACAATGTCGCAG CAAAAACATAGGAGGAGAATGGTAAAATACGGTAAACTCGTAATGATTCACGAGGAGAACGCCCCATTACCACCGGCGCTACCACCTCAAACCGTACCATGCCAGCAATTATAG
- the LOC143425464 gene encoding sodium-coupled monocarboxylate transporter 1: protein MTAEASMEDPRPNWSQDTPTVQEVGEMMRSFGAWDYSVFVFMLVTCGLVGIYFGFIKKSSGVDEYLVGGRTMKTFPVSLSLIASFISGISLLGMPTEVYVHGTSYLFIGVGVVIVAFVMSEVYLPIFHELRLTSTYEYLERRFDKKIRTLGSVLFAIGIMTWLPIVIYVPALAFNQVTGVNVHIVTPFVCIVCIFYTCVGGLRAVVWTDFIQTFIMFGSMLLIIIKGTSDVGGLSLVISRNLESGRLELPSTDWSPLTRHTLWSLVVGGFFHWLQISAINQNMIQRYLALPTLKSARRALWFFTIGVLILIGICGYAGMLIYAWYHVCDPLTTKLAGAKDQLLPLLVMNILNEFPGLPGLFVAGVFSAALSSLSTGLNSMAAVVLEDFIKPFRKTPFSPKVVDILLKFTVVVLGIICAALVFVVEKTGSHVLQLSTNLASITSGPSLGIFSMGVLLPWVNAKGALIGGLAGLGFMGWISLSAEAAIASGRIKFDEKPVTTEGCYYSFPKVENLMLLEPPDTILDSDDLLPEPLALYRLSYLWYTVTGALVTMTIGLAISLVSSQNVKKLDPMLLAPFVRKILKRFNKGSRHEVGNLEIGLQVHRTGEENVAERVLH from the exons ATGACCGCGGAGGCTAGCATGGAGGACCCTCGACCGAACTGGTCTCAGGACACCCCAACGGTACAGGAAGTCGGCGAAATGATGCGAAGTTTCGGCGCGTGGGATTACTCCGTTTTCGTGTTCATGCTGGTCACTTGCGGCCTCGTTGGCATTTACTTTGGTTTCATTAAGAAGTCATCGGgagtagacgaatacctcgtggGTGGTAGAACGATGAAGACGTTCCCTGTCAGTTTAAGTCTGATAGCCAGTTTTATATCGG GTATTTCACTGCTGGGCATGCCGACAGAAGTTTACGTACACGGTACTAGTTATCTCTTTATTGGTGTAGGAGTGGTCATCGTTGCTTTTGTAATGTCGGAAGTTTATTTACCGATTTTCCACGAGCTTAGACTTACAAGCACCTATGAATACCTCGAGAGACGTTTCGACAAGAAAATCAGGACTCTAGGCTCGGTGCTTTTCGCGATCGGCATA ATGACGTGGCTTCCCATTGTTATTTACGTGCCAGCGTTGGCTTTTAATCAAG TCACGGGCGTGAACGTGCACATAGTCACCCCGTTCGTCTGCATCGTGTGTATTTTTTACACGTGTGTG GGTGGTTTGAGAGCAGTAGTATGGACCGATTTTATCCAGACCTTCATAATGTTCGGTTCTATGCTTTTGATCATAATCAAAGGGACATCCGACGTAGGAGGATTGTCACTAGTAATAAGTAGAAATTTGGAGTCTGGAAGACTCGAATTACCCTC GACAGATTGGAGTCCTTTAACGAGACACACATTGTGGTCCCTCGTGGTGGGTGGTTTCTTTCACTGGTTGCAAATATCCGCTATCAATCAAAACATGATACAACGATATCTTGCATTGCCCACGTTAAAATCAGCTAGAAG AGCGCTCTGGTTTTTTACAATCGGAGTCTTGATTTTAATAGGAATATGCGGATACGCGGGAATGTTAATATATGCCTGGTATCATGTATGTGATCCACTTACGACAAAG TTAGCCGGAGCGAAGGATCAATTATTACCATTACTTGTCATGAATATATTAAACGAATTCCCGGGCCTTCCGGGTCTCTTTGTCGCTGGAGTATTTAGCGCGGCATTGAG TTCTTTATCAACTGGTCTGAATTCCATGGCCGCTGTGGTGTTAGAAGATTTCATCAAACCCTTTAGGAAAACGCCTTTTTCTCCAAAAGTTGTAGACATCCTGTTGAAATTTACGGTAGTTGTTCTCGGAATAATCTGTGCAGCACTCGTGTTCGTCGTTGAGAAAACAGGATCTCACGTGTTGCAG TTATCCACGAACCTGGCGTCCATTACGAGCGGACCGTCTCTTGGAATTTTCAGCATGGGCGTTTTGCTGCCCTGGGTAAATGCTAAA GGTGCTCTGATAGGTGGTCTCGCTGGTTTGGGTTTTATGGGCTGGATCAGCCTTTCAGCTGAAGCGGCGATTGCTAGTGGAAGAATAAA ATTCGATGAGAAACCAGTCACCACAGAGGGCTGCTACTATTCGTTTCCAAAAGTGGAAAACTTAATGTTGCTCGAACCCCCGGATACGATTCTGGACAGCGACGATCTTCTTCC GGAACCATTAGCGTTGTACCGTCTTAGTTATCTTTGGTATACCGTCACTGGAGCACTGGTGACTATGACCATCGGCCTCGCTATAAGTCTTGTCTCGTCCCAAAATGTTAAAAAGTTAGATCCAATGTTACTGGCCCCGTTCGTGAGGAAAATACTGAAACGATTCAACAAAGGATCTCGACACGAG GTGGGAAATTTAGAAATTGGTCTCCAAGTGCATAGAACGGGGGAGGAGAACGTGGCTGAACGCGTGTTACATTAG
- the Prosbeta1 gene encoding proteasome beta1 subunit, giving the protein MAYIMDNLVQPNVGSVTNYLVPDWLSSEQSTGTSIMACEFDGGIVIGADSRATTGAYISNRFADKLSKITDYIYCCRSGSAADTQAISDIVAYHLSLHKMELGMEPLVETAANVFRELCYNYRDSLMAGILVAGWDSRKGGQVYSIPLGGMCVRQPIAIGGSGSTYVYGYVDSQYKPNMTKDECLKLVENTLALAMARDGSSGGVIRTGVITEKGIERNVILGNNLPTFYEG; this is encoded by the exons atggcATATATAATGGATAATTTGGTCCAACCTAATGTTGGATCAGTTACAAATTATTTAGTACCAGATTGGCTTTCTTCGGAACAAAGTACAGGA ACATCAATCATGGCCTGTGAATTTGATGGAGGGATAGTAATTGGTGCAGATTCTAGGGCGACTACAGG GGCATATATATCCAATCGTTTTGCCGACAAATTGAGTAAAATTACTGATTACATTTATTGTTGTCGGTCTGGTTCGGCGGCAGATACTCAAGCTATTTCTGATATTGTTGCATATCACTTGAGTCTTCACAA GATGGAGTTGGGCATGGAACCATTAGTTGAAACAGCAGCAAATGTGTTTCGTGAATTGTGTTACAATTATAGAGATTCTTTAATGGCAGGAATCTTGGTAGCAGGATGGGATAGCCGTAAAGGGGGTCAAGTTTATAGTATTCCCTTAGGTGGTATGTGTGTACGGCAACCAATTGCCATTGGAGGGTCTGGTTCGACCTATGTATATGGTTATGTGGATTCTCAGTACAAACCAAACATGACAAAGGACGAGTGCCTTAAACTGGTTGAGAACA CATTGGCATTGGCAATGGCTCGTGATGGTAGCAGCGGTGGTGTCATTCGAACTGGCGTTATTACGGAAAAAGGAATTGAAAGAAATGTTATATTGGGGAATAATTTACCGACTTTCTACGAGGGATGA